The genome window GGATGGGAGTCTTACCGAAGCGCTTATAAAAACAAAAGTAGTTCTGCATAAAATAGGCCACAAGGAGTTAATCGATTGGGTCAATAATGAATTAAACGGCTATCCTGATGATAGCAACCTGCCTTCTTACAGAATATTACCTGCTCAAGTATTGGCCAATATGGCTAATATGGCTTATCAAGTAAATGCTCATCCAATACCCACCATGCACTTAAAAGATTCATATAGAGAATCTCTAGAAACAGCAAAAATGACAGAATCATTAGCTGTTCTAGAGAAATTCACGGAATCAGATGGTGGTAGCCTTAGGCGACCTATTCCAATGGAGGCCAATCACATGCTAGGTGAGCCATTGTCAGGCGGCTTTCAAATTCAAAGCGCATGGAGCGAGATCCAACTATCTGGAATCACATCAATCCTTACACAAGTACGGTCACGTTTGCTCGATTTCTTATTGGAGCTTAATGAAAGTTTCGATGACGAAATGAGCGATGAAGAAGTGAAAC of Thiohalobacter sp. contains these proteins:
- a CDS encoding AbiTii domain-containing protein encodes the protein MKLISEIIDLLSNGDGSLTEALIKTKVVLHKIGHKELIDWVNNELNGYPDDSNLPSYRILPAQVLANMANMAYQVNAHPIPTMHLKDSYRESLETAKMTESLAVLEKFTESDGGSLRRPIPMEANHMLGEPLSGGFQIQSAWSEIQLSGITSILTQVRSRLLDFLLELNESFDDEMSDEEVKQRAAVTDAENIFNNAIFGDNATVIVGSGNTQRINATVIKGDFNSLTETLREHGVEDADIEALKAAIAADAAEGGPKQGEFGVSVKSWLQSMLSKAVDASWQIELGVASSLLASALQRFYGWM